The following are from one region of the Amycolatopsis sp. QT-25 genome:
- a CDS encoding aldehyde dehydrogenase family protein, with translation MTTFPFFVAGKPVTSGETVVVRHSFDGSEAGSHHVPSASDIETAVQAAHDVSDEFATLPAHVRAGALDHVSRVLGERSEELAQLITAESGKPLKWARGEVGRAASTFRWAAEEARRFSGDLQRLDTDPGGTGRLALVRRVPKGPVLGITPFNFPLNLVAHKVAPAIAVGAPIVLKPAPATPLTALLLGEILAGTELPARSWSILPVSNEESAKLVSDPRLPVVSFTGSVPVGWGIRDSVPRKHVALELGGNAAVLVCPDWTDLDFAAQRIATFAMYQAGQSCISVQRVYAHADVYDELQAKVLEQVRALGTGNPRTDGVDVGPLINTAAAERVEAWVAAAVDAGGELLTGGKREGATVEPTVLANVPENASVMADEVFGPVVSITRVDSVDDGVRRINDSRFGLQAGVFTRDLPTAFDVSAKLRVGGVLVGDVPSFRADQMPYGGVKDSGVGREGPASAMADFTEERVTVLTGLTL, from the coding sequence GTGACCACCTTTCCTTTCTTTGTGGCCGGGAAACCGGTCACCAGCGGTGAGACCGTCGTCGTCCGTCACTCCTTCGACGGAAGCGAGGCCGGGTCGCACCATGTTCCGTCCGCTTCGGACATCGAGACCGCCGTGCAGGCGGCGCACGACGTCTCCGACGAGTTCGCGACGCTGCCCGCGCATGTCCGGGCGGGCGCGTTGGACCATGTGTCCCGAGTTCTGGGTGAACGGTCCGAAGAGTTGGCGCAGCTGATCACCGCCGAATCGGGCAAGCCGCTGAAGTGGGCGCGCGGCGAGGTCGGGCGCGCGGCGTCGACGTTCCGCTGGGCCGCCGAGGAGGCCCGCCGGTTCTCCGGTGACCTGCAGCGGCTCGACACCGACCCGGGTGGCACCGGGCGGCTCGCGCTGGTCCGCCGCGTGCCGAAGGGACCGGTACTGGGCATCACGCCGTTCAACTTCCCGCTGAACCTGGTGGCGCACAAGGTGGCTCCGGCGATCGCGGTCGGCGCGCCGATCGTGCTCAAGCCCGCGCCCGCGACGCCGCTGACCGCGTTGCTGCTCGGCGAGATCCTCGCCGGGACCGAGCTGCCCGCCAGGAGCTGGTCGATCCTCCCGGTGAGCAACGAGGAATCGGCCAAGCTGGTTTCGGATCCGCGGCTGCCGGTCGTGTCGTTCACCGGTTCCGTTCCGGTGGGCTGGGGCATCCGGGACAGCGTGCCGCGCAAGCACGTCGCGCTCGAACTCGGTGGCAACGCGGCGGTGCTCGTCTGTCCTGATTGGACGGATTTGGACTTCGCGGCGCAGCGCATCGCGACGTTCGCGATGTACCAGGCCGGCCAGTCGTGCATCTCGGTGCAGCGCGTGTACGCGCACGCCGACGTCTACGACGAGCTTCAGGCGAAGGTGCTGGAGCAGGTGCGGGCACTCGGGACCGGCAACCCGCGGACGGACGGCGTGGACGTCGGGCCGCTGATCAACACCGCCGCCGCCGAGCGTGTCGAGGCCTGGGTCGCGGCGGCAGTCGACGCGGGTGGCGAGCTGCTGACCGGCGGGAAGCGCGAAGGCGCGACCGTCGAGCCGACCGTGCTCGCGAACGTGCCGGAGAACGCGTCGGTGATGGCCGACGAGGTGTTCGGACCGGTCGTGTCGATCACGCGCGTGGACTCGGTGGACGACGGGGTGCGCCGGATCAACGACTCGCGCTTCGGCCTGCAAGCGGGCGTGTTCACGCGTGACCTGCCGACGGCGTTCGACGTGTCCGCGAAGCTGCGTGTCGGCGGTGTCCTCGTCGGCGACGTGCCGAGCTTCCGGGCGGACCAGATGCCCTACGGCGGCGTGAAGGACTCCGGCGTCGGCCGCGAGGGCCCCGCGTCGGCGATGGCGGACTTCACCGAAGAACGCGTCACCGTCCTGACCGGCCTGACTCTCTGA
- a CDS encoding helical backbone metal receptor: MIDDLGEVVPLREPASRVVSLVPSLTEAVEVSAPGRLAGATDYCTHPVELDVPRVGGSKYPNVDKVLELEPDLVLANSEENRPEDVERLRADGIPVWVMEASATVPGALASIRRLLTQAYDLAEPEWLVEAEEIWRETLPERFRAVVPVWRKPWIVLGRDTFGGDVLHRVGVGNVYADHEERYPRPKLDELQARFAAGDADLLVLPDEPYEFTDDDGPEAFPGTKYALVSGRYLTWYGPSLVEAHAHLTQLGTGLR; this comes from the coding sequence ATGATCGACGATCTCGGCGAAGTGGTCCCCCTGCGTGAACCGGCATCGCGGGTGGTGTCGCTCGTGCCGTCGCTGACCGAGGCCGTCGAGGTGAGCGCGCCGGGGAGGCTCGCGGGCGCCACGGACTACTGCACCCACCCGGTCGAGCTGGACGTCCCGAGGGTGGGCGGCTCGAAGTACCCGAACGTGGACAAGGTGCTCGAACTCGAGCCGGATCTGGTGCTGGCCAACTCCGAGGAGAATCGGCCGGAGGACGTGGAACGCTTGCGTGCCGACGGGATTCCGGTCTGGGTGATGGAGGCGTCGGCGACGGTGCCCGGCGCGCTCGCCTCGATCAGGCGGCTCCTGACGCAGGCCTACGACCTCGCCGAGCCGGAATGGCTGGTCGAGGCCGAAGAGATCTGGCGGGAAACGCTGCCGGAGCGGTTCCGGGCGGTCGTGCCGGTCTGGCGGAAGCCGTGGATCGTGCTCGGGAGGGACACCTTCGGCGGCGACGTCCTGCATCGCGTCGGGGTCGGCAACGTCTACGCGGACCACGAAGAGCGCTACCCGCGTCCGAAGCTCGACGAGCTCCAAGCACGCTTCGCGGCCGGAGACGCGGACCTGCTCGTACTGCCCGACGAGCCCTACGAGTTCACCGACGACGACGGTCCCGAAGCGTTCCCCGGCACGAAGTACGCCCTGGTCTCCGGGCGCTATTTGACCTGGTACGGCCCTTCGCTCGTCGAAGCCCACGCCCACCTCACGCAACTCGGCACCGGGTTGCGATAG
- the gabT gene encoding 4-aminobutyrate--2-oxoglutarate transaminase, with protein sequence MTVTTETQRRLRTEIPGPASRALQERRAAVVAAGVSSVLPVFVTSAEGGLLTDADGNVLIDFGSGIAVTNVGHAAPAVVDRVREQAGRFTHTCFMVTPYEGYVEVCEALDKLTPGTHEKRSVLFNSGAEAVENAVKIARAATGRQAVVVFDHAYHGRTNLTMALTAKSIPYKHGFGPFAPEIYRVPGSYPYRDGLSGPEAARIAIDRIEKQIGGDQVAAVVLEPVQGEGGFIEPAPGFLPALSRWCTENGVVFVADEVQTGFCRTGEWFASTHEDVVPDLIATAKGIAGGLPLAAVTGRAELLDAVPPGGLGGTYGGNPIACAAALGSIEVMRQENLAASAKRIEDTVLPRLRALAGETGVIGDVRGRGAMLAAEFVKPGTTEPDADLTKRIARACHQAGVVVLTCGTYGNVVRLLPPLSLSTQLLDEGLTVLEHAVRTEAAK encoded by the coding sequence GTGACCGTCACCACCGAAACCCAGCGCAGGCTGCGCACCGAGATCCCCGGCCCCGCCTCGCGGGCCCTGCAGGAGCGACGCGCCGCCGTCGTCGCCGCGGGGGTGAGTTCGGTACTGCCCGTCTTCGTCACCTCCGCCGAGGGCGGCCTGCTCACCGACGCCGACGGCAACGTCCTGATCGACTTCGGTTCCGGCATCGCGGTGACCAATGTCGGCCACGCCGCGCCCGCCGTCGTGGACCGCGTCCGCGAGCAGGCCGGCCGGTTCACGCACACGTGTTTCATGGTCACGCCGTACGAGGGATACGTCGAGGTGTGCGAAGCACTCGACAAGCTGACGCCGGGCACCCACGAGAAGCGTTCGGTGCTGTTCAACTCCGGCGCCGAAGCCGTCGAGAACGCCGTGAAGATCGCCCGCGCCGCGACCGGGCGTCAGGCCGTCGTCGTGTTCGACCACGCCTACCACGGCCGCACCAACCTGACGATGGCGCTGACCGCGAAATCCATCCCCTACAAACACGGTTTCGGCCCGTTCGCGCCCGAGATCTACCGCGTGCCCGGCTCGTACCCGTACCGCGACGGGCTGTCCGGTCCCGAAGCGGCACGGATCGCCATCGACCGCATCGAAAAGCAGATCGGCGGCGACCAGGTCGCGGCCGTCGTGCTGGAACCGGTGCAGGGTGAAGGCGGCTTCATCGAGCCCGCTCCCGGTTTCCTGCCCGCGCTTTCCCGCTGGTGCACCGAAAACGGTGTCGTGTTCGTCGCCGACGAGGTGCAGACCGGCTTCTGCCGCACCGGCGAATGGTTCGCGTCCACGCACGAAGACGTCGTGCCCGACCTGATCGCCACCGCCAAGGGCATCGCGGGCGGCCTGCCGCTCGCCGCCGTCACCGGCCGCGCGGAACTGCTCGACGCCGTCCCGCCGGGCGGGCTCGGCGGCACCTACGGCGGCAACCCGATCGCGTGTGCCGCGGCACTCGGTTCGATCGAGGTCATGCGCCAGGAAAACCTCGCGGCGTCGGCGAAGCGCATCGAAGACACGGTGCTGCCGCGGCTGCGCGCGTTGGCCGGGGAGACCGGCGTGATCGGCGACGTCCGCGGCCGCGGCGCCATGCTGGCCGCCGAGTTCGTGAAGCCGGGCACCACCGAACCCGACGCCGACCTGACCAAACGGATCGCGCGGGCCTGCCACCAGGCAGGCGTCGTCGTCCTCACCTGCGGCACCTACGGCAACGTCGTCCGCCTGCTGCCGCCGCTGTCCCTGTCCACCCAACTGCTCGACGAGGGCCTGACCGTTCTCGAGCACGCCGTCCGCACGGAGGCAGCCAAGTGA